In Cyanobium sp. Tous-M-B4, a single genomic region encodes these proteins:
- a CDS encoding bifunctional orotidine-5'-phosphate decarboxylase/orotate phosphoribosyltransferase, with product MGFFVKLTDAIADRQSLLVTGLDPNPEMLQSWAARRGLAGRSFLSQARHWIKAVIEATAPHVCAYKPSLGFYQALGPVGLELLLEVRDLVPRDLPLIIDAKHGDLNSSSALAHYLFKDLGADAVTLSPLAGQDIAAPFLLYPDKAVVMTCHSSNQAARQIQHYPNEETPLYLQIVRETQLWATPDQLLLEVGTSDPLILARVRAEAPERFLILRSLWGEEEKLDAMLQAGLGAAADGLLLPLPQNLLVEDDMASRAEALKQQITAKRHQWLENHDKGNADTCALWLPEKQPSADPLESLIVDLFDIGCLLFGDYVQASGAVFNYYVDLRQIISDPNLFHRVLHAYAGKLQGLEFDRIAGIPYGSLPTATGLSLQLHKPLIYPRKEVKAHGARRLIEGDFEEGDRVVVVDDILITGGSVLEGIGKLESSGLTVQDVVVFIDHGGDHDRRARERLAAAGYSCHSVLDIAQITAVLQRASRLSDAQAASLGSAHANSAQP from the coding sequence ATGGGCTTCTTCGTCAAACTCACCGATGCCATCGCCGACCGCCAGTCGCTGCTGGTTACCGGGCTTGATCCCAACCCGGAGATGTTGCAGAGCTGGGCAGCGAGGCGGGGCCTAGCGGGCCGCTCCTTCCTCAGCCAGGCCCGCCATTGGATCAAGGCGGTGATCGAGGCCACAGCGCCCCATGTGTGCGCCTACAAGCCCAGCCTTGGTTTTTATCAGGCCCTTGGGCCGGTGGGACTGGAGCTGCTGCTGGAGGTGCGCGACCTGGTGCCCCGCGATCTCCCCCTGATCATCGACGCCAAACACGGCGACCTCAACTCCTCCTCTGCCCTGGCCCACTACCTGTTCAAAGATCTGGGCGCCGATGCGGTGACCCTCTCCCCCCTGGCTGGCCAGGACATCGCTGCCCCCTTCCTGCTCTATCCAGACAAGGCCGTGGTGATGACCTGCCACAGCTCAAACCAGGCGGCGCGCCAGATCCAGCACTACCCGAATGAGGAGACACCTCTCTACCTGCAGATTGTGCGCGAGACCCAGCTGTGGGCCACCCCGGACCAGCTGTTGCTGGAGGTGGGAACCAGTGATCCGCTAATCCTGGCGCGGGTGCGGGCCGAAGCGCCCGAGCGCTTCTTGATCCTGCGCAGCCTCTGGGGGGAAGAGGAAAAGCTCGACGCCATGCTGCAGGCCGGCCTGGGGGCCGCCGCCGATGGGCTGCTGCTGCCCCTACCTCAAAACCTGCTGGTAGAAGACGACATGGCCAGTCGAGCCGAGGCGCTCAAACAGCAGATCACGGCAAAGCGGCACCAGTGGCTGGAAAATCACGACAAAGGCAACGCTGATACCTGTGCCCTGTGGCTACCTGAGAAGCAACCAAGCGCCGACCCGCTCGAGAGCCTGATTGTTGATCTGTTCGACATCGGCTGCCTGCTATTCGGCGATTACGTACAAGCCTCGGGCGCGGTCTTCAATTACTACGTCGATCTGCGCCAGATCATCTCCGACCCAAACCTGTTCCACCGAGTGCTCCACGCCTATGCCGGCAAGCTGCAGGGCCTCGAATTTGACCGCATCGCCGGCATCCCCTACGGCTCCTTGCCCACCGCCACTGGGCTTTCACTGCAACTGCACAAGCCGCTGATCTATCCCCGCAAGGAGGTAAAGGCCCATGGCGCCCGGCGCCTGATCGAGGGCGACTTTGAGGAGGGCGACCGGGTGGTGGTGGTAGACGACATCTTGATCACAGGCGGCAGCGTCCTAGAGGGCATCGGCAAGCTGGAGAGCTCGGGCCTGACGGTGCAGGACGTGGTGGTGTTCATCGACCATGGCGGCGACCATGACCGCCGCGCCCGGGAGCGTCTGGCGGCGGCGGGCTACAGCTGCCATTCCGTGCTGGACATCGCCCAGATCACCGCTGTGCTGCAGCGGGCCAGCCGGCTCAGCGATGCCCAGGCCGCGAGCCTCGGCTCAGCCCATGCCAACTCAGCCCAGCCGTGA